Proteins encoded in a region of the Rhodococcus sp. SBT000017 genome:
- a CDS encoding glyoxalase superfamily protein: MKAFGPAIPILRIFDDAEARAFYVDYLGFAVEWEHRFEPDLPLYVRISRGKCVLDLSQHYGDGTPGTSVWIPIPDVTSFNAELLQKNNPRSRPGIDHDAPGGPTMTITDPFSNNLRFCQVDR; encoded by the coding sequence ATGAAGGCATTCGGCCCGGCCATTCCGATTCTCCGCATCTTCGACGACGCCGAGGCGCGTGCGTTCTACGTGGACTACCTGGGGTTCGCTGTCGAGTGGGAGCATCGCTTCGAGCCGGATCTGCCGCTGTACGTGCGCATTTCGCGCGGGAAGTGTGTCCTGGATCTTTCCCAGCACTACGGCGACGGCACACCGGGCACATCGGTGTGGATACCGATCCCGGACGTCACGTCCTTCAATGCCGAACTGCTGCAGAAGAACAACCCTCGCAGCCGACCGGGAATCGACCACGACGCACCGGGCGGACCGACCATGACGATCACCGATCCGTTCTCCAACAACCTCCGCTTCTGTCAGGTCGATCGCTGA